From a region of the Fundulus heteroclitus isolate FHET01 unplaced genomic scaffold, MU-UCD_Fhet_4.1 scaffold_28, whole genome shotgun sequence genome:
- the ccdc142 gene encoding uncharacterized protein ccdc142 isoform X6, whose product MYQDLLTVVFQGQLVDGLMGSLPEQCRALSRLFEQRSLLLFIHEYTRRVHLSAAFISRLNQLQQQHHLMHAQVPPSSPSSRIDIVSLSQELRLHLNHWNFLCSRVHSDHYLRRALVLQTNMLEEMKQTLDLLGLQLLLLMEQYVYGILSFIGKTESDSLPRDVLEDILAGTELYNQAVEEHKIQLSSSHLRVLVLQEAHKSKLFSNLPNITRFHASAVSVKCLISVLAVHHAEMVGRKLDLWISKESCHVCKIHSSHKACSDNFIGQVNDCSCGFSKWTWKQLWHTYPTSSPLLFSNQPFSQTLFSQTYNKPCSICTPYHHLSSFALKKQLPVLVKLPSLKYKEESSIKNKTSQCQTCLTQFGLTEHRAEAAQSNMERNQSLENCDLSSLPVTTSHHASALLPCHFDHSCVEPLFRAIVTSTDLLGPVAFQRSTTKEPTDRLVPVTVQDTGSSENFSQQNEKVTNIQNVERTKQDCTELKINTGADATVSSGILKEENFRKEAEVGTRATTAESSSAHGPHSVQWMDMGRLLLLADVLEQYQSQLLIFCTHALWLKLHVAPAENTSGNINLQDDHWSFQVLHSVTCALEMAASLHGFSGFLPQV is encoded by the exons ATGTATCAGGATCTTCTGACTGTGGTGTTTCAGGGGCAGCTGGTGGATGGCCTGATGGGATCCCTTCCA GAGCAGTGTAGAGCTCTGTCGAGGCTCTTTGAACAGCGATCTCTGCTGCTCTTCATACATGAATACACCAGAAGGGTTCACCTGTCAGCAGCATTCATATCCAGACTGAAccaactgcagcagcagcatcacttAATGCATGCTCAG gtcCCGCCCAGCTCACCTTCATCCAGAATTGATATTGTCTCTCTAAGTCAGGAGCTCCGACTCCATCTGAACCACTGGAATTTTCTCTGCAGTCGAGTCCATTCTGACCACTATTTGAGACGGGCACTTGTTTTACAGACCAACATGCTGGAGGAAATGAAACAAACTCTAGACCTACTTGGTCTACAGCTTTTGCTCTTAATGGAACAATATGTATATGGCATCCTGTCTTTTATAGGAAAAACTGAATCAGACTCTCTACCAAGAGATGTTTTGGAGGACATTTTAGCAGGTACAGAATTGTATAATCAGGCAGTGGAGGAACATAAAATCCAGCTGAGTTCTTCACATCTGAGGGTTTTGGTTTTACAGGAGGCACATAAATCCAAATTGTTTAGTAATCTTCCAAATATTACAAGATTTCACGCTTCTGCTGTGTCAGTCAAATGTCTGATAAGTGTTTTGGCTGTCCATCATGCAGAAATGGTCGGTAGAAAACTGGACCTCTGGATATCTAAGGAGAGCTGTCATGTTTGTAAGATTCATTCCAGTCACAAAGCATGCTCTGATAACTTCATTGGTCAAGTTAACGACTGCAGCTGTGGCTTTTCTAAGTGGACTTGGAAACAGTTGTGGCATACGTACCCAACTTCATCTCCTCTCCTGTTCAGTAATCAACCCTTTTCACAGACATTGTTTTCACAAACTTACAATAAGCCCTGCTCTATTTGTACCCCTTATCACCATTTGTccagttttgctttaaaaaagcaACTTCCTGTTCTGGTGAAACTGCCATCCTTGAAATATAAAGAAGAGagttcaataaaaaacaaaaccagccagTGCCAAACATGCTTAACTCAGTTTGGTCTCACTGAGCACAGGGCAGAGGCAGCTCAATCTAACATGGAAAGAAACCAAAGTTTAGAAAACTGTGACCTTTCTTCGCTCCCTGTAACCACCTCCCATCATGCCTCAGCCCTGCTCCCTTGTCACTTTGACCATTCCTGTGTAGAACCACTTTTTCGGGCGATTGTGACCTCCACTGATCTGCTGGGTCCAGTGGCATTTCAAAGGTCAACAACAAAAGAACCAACTGATCGTCTCGTCCCAGTTACAGTTCAGGATACCGGTTCTTCAGAGAATTTCAGTCAGCAGAATGAGAAAGTGACGAACATTCAAAATGTGGAAAGAACTAAACAGGATTGCACtgaactgaaaataaacacGGGAGCAGATGCCACTGTGAG ctCTGGTATTTTGAAGGAGGAGAACTTTAGGAAAGAGGCCGAAGTTGGAACGAGGGCAACTACAGCAGAGTCAAGTTCTGCTCACGGGCCTCACTCTGTGCAGTGGATGGACATGGGTCGATTACTGCTCCTCGCTGATGTGCTTGAACAGTATCAGTCTCAGCTGTTGATTTTCTGCACCCATGCTCTCTGGCTTAAACTACACGTAGCACCGGCGGAAAACACATCAGGCAACATCAACCTTCAAGATGACCATTGGAGCTTCCAAGTCCTCCACAGTGTTACTTGTGCTTTAGAGATGG CTGCAAGTCTACACGGATTCAGCGGCTTTCTTCCTCAAGTTTGA